From the Bdellovibrio reynosensis genome, one window contains:
- a CDS encoding DNA-formamidopyrimidine glycosylase family protein: MEGPSIVIACEELKPFLKKKIKKATGTAKIPLRAISGSTLKSARSWGKHLLLFFSDVNLRIHFLMFGSYRINNPRENRIPKLELDYGDSKIYFYSCAIKEQPKGFEKNYDWSIDLMSPEWDSKKALKNVQANQDAQVCDVLMDQDIFAGLGNIMKNEIQFNTRLHPETKVKDLSLPRLKALVKEANRYAWQFYEWKKENVLKRNWQVMRKKSCPICGRNIKKKVTGKLKRWSHFCNHCQKK, translated from the coding sequence ATGGAAGGTCCATCCATAGTAATAGCTTGCGAAGAGTTAAAACCGTTCCTAAAGAAAAAAATTAAAAAAGCTACAGGTACTGCGAAGATTCCACTTCGAGCTATCAGTGGCTCAACACTTAAATCAGCTAGAAGCTGGGGAAAACACCTGCTGCTGTTTTTTTCGGATGTTAACTTAAGAATACATTTTTTGATGTTCGGAAGTTATCGCATCAATAATCCCCGCGAAAATCGGATTCCCAAACTCGAGCTCGATTACGGGGATTCTAAAATTTATTTTTATAGTTGTGCTATCAAGGAACAACCCAAGGGCTTTGAGAAAAATTATGATTGGAGCATAGATCTGATGTCCCCTGAATGGGACAGTAAGAAGGCACTAAAAAACGTCCAAGCGAACCAGGACGCGCAAGTCTGTGATGTTCTTATGGATCAGGATATTTTTGCTGGTCTTGGTAATATCATGAAGAATGAAATTCAATTTAACACGCGTCTTCACCCCGAAACCAAGGTGAAAGACCTTTCCCTACCTCGCCTGAAAGCTTTGGTGAAGGAAGCAAATCGTTATGCATGGCAGTTCTACGAATGGAAAAAAGAGAATGTTCTTAAAAGGAACTGGCAAGTAATGCGTAAGAAGTCCTGCCCCATTTGCGGGAGGAACATAAAAAAGAAGGTCACAGGAAAGTTAAAACGGTGGAGTCACTTCTGCAACCACTGTCAGAAAAAGTAG
- a CDS encoding DoxX family protein codes for MAVENTKLKIWVGRILSGLAVLFLSFDGVTKFFMDKLPPEALEAGAALQWPIEKMPLVGTILLTCLLLYVIPRTAVLGAILLTGYLGGAIASHVRVSSPLFTHTLLPIYLAIFIWLGLYLRDSRVKTLISK; via the coding sequence ATGGCAGTCGAAAACACAAAACTAAAAATTTGGGTCGGAAGAATACTAAGCGGATTGGCAGTTCTATTTTTATCATTTGACGGCGTTACAAAGTTCTTCATGGATAAACTCCCACCCGAAGCTCTGGAAGCAGGCGCTGCTCTTCAATGGCCGATCGAAAAAATGCCACTTGTAGGCACAATTCTCTTAACCTGCTTACTTTTATACGTGATTCCAAGAACTGCAGTGCTTGGGGCAATCCTGCTTACGGGTTACCTGGGCGGAGCGATCGCAAGCCACGTGCGCGTTAGTAGTCCTCTGTTTACCCATACTCTACTTCCAATATACCTCGCCATCTTCATTTGGCTCGGACTTTACCTTAGAGACTCGAGGGTTAAGACTTTGATTTCCAAATAG
- a CDS encoding YdeI/OmpD-associated family protein has product MDSKVDKFLKKSKKWQEETKALRGILLQTKLEEDLKWNLPCYTHEDSNIVIIQPFKNYLGLMFFKGALLKDPKNILVDNGPNSSSPKRFEFRSLEEIKRLKTTIKSYIKEAIAIENSGVKLEVKKKPQTVPDELKKAFAKKPALKKAFASLTPGRQRAYLMHFSSAKQASTREARIEKYIPKIMKGIGLNDR; this is encoded by the coding sequence ATGGATTCTAAAGTTGATAAGTTTCTAAAAAAGTCTAAGAAATGGCAGGAAGAAACGAAGGCATTACGTGGCATTCTTCTTCAAACAAAACTGGAAGAGGACTTAAAGTGGAATCTTCCGTGTTACACTCATGAAGATAGTAACATCGTTATCATTCAGCCCTTTAAAAACTACCTTGGTCTGATGTTTTTTAAAGGTGCTTTATTAAAAGATCCCAAAAACATTTTGGTCGACAATGGGCCTAATTCAAGTTCACCAAAACGTTTTGAATTTCGTTCTTTAGAAGAAATTAAACGCTTAAAGACCACAATTAAATCTTATATTAAAGAAGCAATCGCGATTGAAAATTCGGGGGTAAAGCTTGAGGTAAAGAAGAAACCTCAGACTGTTCCTGATGAACTTAAAAAAGCATTTGCAAAAAAGCCGGCTTTAAAAAAAGCATTTGCATCACTGACTCCGGGCCGTCAAAGGGCTTACCTGATGCATTTTTCTAGCGCGAAACAAGCTTCAACCCGTGAAGCGCGAATTGAAAAATACATTCCAAAAATAATGAAGG
- a CDS encoding M28 family peptidase: MNFAFPQTEGAEPRANIDRLRADVTALTSTKIPRSYENLAGLKEAAKYIENEWKKSGLKVAYQKFKAGKNTYENVVTTMGPSKGPRIVIGAHYDVAGPLPGADDNASGIAGLLEIARLIQQRKPTLKYRIDLVAYTLEEPPFFGSDQMGSAVHAKSLKELKAEVLFMLSLEMVGYFSDKKNSQSFPIPELAKIYPSTGNFIGVVGDPTSKALVTQVTRLMKQASKVDVQALNAPRELPGVSLSDHSSYWEYGYPAIMLTDTAFMRNPHYHTKGDTADTLDYKSMAEVVEGVYNVLINFSK, translated from the coding sequence ATGAACTTTGCATTTCCCCAGACCGAGGGCGCTGAACCGCGCGCGAACATAGATCGTTTACGTGCTGATGTGACTGCTCTGACTTCAACAAAAATCCCTCGCTCTTATGAAAACTTAGCCGGATTAAAGGAAGCTGCAAAATATATTGAAAATGAATGGAAAAAATCGGGCTTAAAGGTTGCGTATCAAAAGTTTAAGGCTGGCAAAAATACTTACGAAAATGTTGTGACCACCATGGGCCCTAGCAAGGGTCCACGCATAGTAATAGGGGCGCACTATGATGTGGCAGGTCCTCTGCCTGGGGCTGATGATAATGCTAGTGGGATTGCTGGTTTACTTGAAATAGCAAGGCTCATACAACAGCGAAAGCCCACGCTTAAGTATCGCATTGATTTGGTAGCTTATACTTTAGAAGAGCCACCTTTTTTTGGATCAGATCAAATGGGAAGTGCGGTGCATGCGAAGTCATTGAAAGAATTAAAAGCAGAAGTACTTTTTATGTTGAGCCTAGAAATGGTCGGCTACTTCAGTGATAAAAAGAACTCACAGAGTTTTCCTATCCCTGAACTTGCCAAGATTTATCCTTCCACTGGGAATTTTATTGGGGTTGTCGGCGATCCGACAAGTAAAGCACTGGTAACGCAGGTGACTCGTCTTATGAAACAGGCATCTAAAGTGGATGTTCAGGCACTGAATGCTCCGCGAGAACTTCCGGGTGTGAGTCTTTCAGATCATAGTAGTTATTGGGAGTACGGTTATCCGGCGATAATGTTGACAGATACCGCGTTCATGCGGAACCCACACTATCACACTAAAGGCGATACCGCTGATACCTTAGATTATAAATCGATGGCTGAAGTCGTTGAAGGTGTATACAATGTTCTAATAAATTTTAGTAAATAG